Part of the Bacillota bacterium genome, AAACATGCCGTTACTGCAGGGAGGCTTCAGTTTCACCAGGGAAGCTATTAAAAGTTTGATAGATAAAAAAGTGTGTTAAAAATTACGGGGTTCTCTCTTTTTTCCTAAAGTAGGTTGACACCGTCCCGGAACGGTCTGCAAGTTGACTTTTAATTGCGGAAATAATATATTGAGAAGTTGAAAACCGATGTTAAAATGTTCCTGTCAGGGTGAGGTGACTGTAAGATGGAAAACAATCTGAAATCGGTGTACGATCCGCATGAGGTGGAAGATGAAATATACCGTTTCTGGCTGGACAGGGATTGTTTCCGCGCCGGGAAAAATCAGGATGAAAAACCGTTCACAATCGTCATCCCTCCTCCCAATGTCACCGGATCGCTGCACATGGGGCATGCGCTGGACAATACCATCCAGGATGTGCTTGTCAGATGGAGAAGAATGCAAGGTTTCGATGCTCTCTGGTTGCCAGGGACCGATCATGCGGGGATCGCCACGCAGATAAGAGTCGAGGAACACCTGCAGGCAGAAGGGATTACAAGGCACGATCTCGGTCGGGAAGCTTTCCTGGAGAGAGTATGGGAATGGAAGGACAGGTATCATTCCCGCATACTGAAACAGCTACAGAAACTCGGCGTTTCCTGTGACTGGTCCCGGGAACGTTTTACCCTTGATGAAGGATGTTCACGGGCAGTGCGGGAAGTATTCGTGAGCCTCTATCGCCGGGGGCTGATATACCGCGGGGATTATATGACCAACTGGTGCCCCCGGTGCCACACCGCTCTCTCCGATATAGAGGTTGAGCACGAGGAGGAAGAATCCACCCTTACCTATATTCGCTATCCATTTTCTGGCACGGAAAATTTTTTGATCATTGCCACTACCCGCCCGGAGACGATGCTCGGGGACACCGCCGTTGCCGTCCATCCGGAAGATGAACGCTACCGAAAATTTGTGGGTAAAAAGGTCCTTCTGCCCCTGGTGGAGCGGGAAATACCGATTATCGCCGATGAATATGTTGACCCATCCTTTGGCAGCGGGGCGGTAAAAATAACCCCCGGTCATGACCCCAATGACTGGGAGATTGGCCGGCGCCATGGATTGGAGATCGTCAATGTGATCGGCAGTGATGCGCGGATGACATCTGCGGCGGGCAAGTACCGTGGCCAGGATCGCCTGGAGTGCCGTCGGCAGGTGGTTGAAGATTTGAAACAGCTGGGATTGATCGAGAAAATAGATGATTACCAACATGCCCCCGGCCGTTGCCAACGTTGCAATACTATCGTCGAGCCACTGGTTTCCCGGCAGTGGTTTGTCCGGATGAAGCCGCTGGCCGTGGAGGCGGCCAGGGTCGTGCGTGACGGAAAAGTGGCGTTTGTTCCCGGGCGGTTTGCCGGGGTCTATCTTCACTGGATGGAAAATGTGCGCGACTGGTGTATTTCGAGACAGATCTGGTGGGGGCACCGCATCCCTGCCTGGTACTGTTCGTGCGGGGAAACGATTGTAGCCCATGAGGACCCTGTTGTCTGCCCGCGATGTGGCGGAGAAGATCTGACCCGGGATCCCGACGTTCTGGACACATGGTTCAGCTCGGCCCTGTGGCCATTTTCCACGATGGGATGGCCGGATGAAACCGAGGATTTGCAGAGGTATTTTCCCACCGATGTGCTGGTTACCGGTTACGATATCATTTATTTCTGGGTTGCGCGCATGATCGTCATGTCACTGGCCTTCATGGAAAACATTCCATTTCATACGGTTTATATCCATGGTCTGGTCCGTGATGCCCTGGGACGGAAGATGAGCAAATCTCTGGGGAACGGTATCGATCCCATCGAGATGATCGAGCAGTACGGTGCCGATACCCTGCGCTTCACACTCATTACCGGTCAGGCACCGGGGGGTGACCAGCGCTTCCGCCAGGAAAATGTTGAAGCGGGCCGCAATTTTGCAAACAAGATATGGAATGTCTCCCGCTTTGTACTGATGAATCTGGGTGCGGGTGAACCCCGCACGCCGATAAACCCTGCTGCGTTACCCCGGGGATTGAACCGCAATGATCGTTGGATACTGGATCGTTACAATGATGCTGTCAAGGAGGTTACGGACCTTCTGGAAGAATATGAACTTGGCGAGGCGGCCCGGGCACTTTATGATTTCATCTGGAATGATTTCTGTGACTGGTATGTGGAATTCAGCAAGGCTGACCTGTACGCGAAGGGCGATGACTCCCGGAAGATAGAAACAAGGGCGGCGCTGACACGTGGAGTTCTGTTTCACATTCTGAAGGGAATGCTATGTCTGCTTCATCCCTTCATGCCTTTCATCAGCGAACAGATATGGCATTCATTGCCCGGGGAGGAGAAAGAGCCCCTCATCGTTTCAGCCTGGCCCCGCTATTGCCGTGAACTGGAGTTTGGCCAGGAGGTGGAAGAGGTGGAGCTCGTTCAGGAAATAATACGTCACATCCGCAATCTGCGCAGCCAGGTCAATTTCCCGCCGGCACGCAAGACCCCGGTTGTACTGCGTGTGCCTTCTTCCAGGAAAGAACTTCTGGCGGAGGAGGCCGACAACATCAAGGCCCTCGGGTCTGTTTCTGAACTAACCATCGGTGTGGAGGTCGGCAAGCCCCGCCAGGCCCTGACAGCTATCATCGGTGACGAGGTGGAGATCTACCTGCCCCTGGCGGGGTTGGTGAATTTGCAAGATGAGATTGGCAGGCTGGAGAAAGAATTGTCCGTTACCTTGAAAGATATGAATCAAAATAAAAGCAAGCTGGAGAATCGCGGGTTCATGCGGAAAGCCCCCCCGGATGTGGTCGCCAGGGTGGAAAACCGTTACCATGATCTTGCTGCCATCTACGAAAAACTGCAAGGCCGCCTGGAAGAATTGAAAGATATGATCTAGGTTTGATACAGCAATCATTGTAGAAAAGGGCCTTCCTCTGAAATTGATGAAGGCATGGAAGAAGGGTGCCGGGTTGACTTACGAAGAAGTGTTGCAGTGGATTCACAGTATCGGGCGGTTTGGAATCCGGCCGGGCCTGGAGCGGATGAACGCTCTCATGGAACGCCTGGGAAATCCGCATCATCAATTCAGATGCATACATATTGCCGGAACGAATGGTAAAGGATCCACCGCTGTTTTTATCACATCCGTCCTTCAGTCTGCGGGGTACCGTGTGGGTCTCTACACCTCCCCGTACCTGGAAACCTTCAGTAACCGCATAAGCATGGACGATCGGGATATCCCCCCGGAAACACTCGTTGCCAATGTCAATAAAGTTCGCCCCCTTGTCGAGGAATTTTCCCGGACTCCGGGGCTTGGTCCGCTGACCCAGTTCGAGGTGGTCACCTCGATAGCTTTCAATTACTATGCCGGAGCTGCCCCCGATCTGGTGGTCATCGAGGCCGGACTGGGGGGGCGGCTGGATGCAACCAATATCGTCTCCCCCTTGCTCACGGTCATCACCAATGTAAGCCGTGACCATGTCAATATCCTTGGTTCCACCCTGGAGGAAGTTGCTTGCGAGAAGGCCGGGGTAATCAAGGAAAGGGTCCCTCTGTTTACCGCTGCTCACGATCCCATCGCACTGCGGATCCTGCGGGAAAGGGCCGCGGAGAAAAAAGCACCGTTGTATTGCGTTGTCCCGGCGGGGGAAACATCCTCGCCCGATGCTTGCCGGGGGGTAGTTGAATACGGTCGGCGGCAAATAATCCCCGAGGGGCAGATGTTTGACTGCCACGGCCTGAAAAATGATTACCGCGAAGTTTTTATTCCCCTTCGGGGGGAATACCAGGTCGAGAACGCCACCCTCGCCATCGGCGTTGTTGAATATTTGAGGGACCATGGTTTTGCCACGGATGAGAAGGCAATAAAGGCAGGATTGAAGATAGCCAGATGGCCCGGGCGCCTGGAAGTGTTGCAGGAAAAACCACGGGTGGTCATCGATGCAGCACATAACACTGCCGCTGTCAAAGCGATGATCAAGGCCATTCACGAACATTTTTCTTGCAGGCGTCTCATCGTGGTTGTTGGCATCATGGAGGACAAGGATGCACGGGAAATGTTATCTCTCCTGATGGAGGCGGCGGATGACATCGTTCTGACCCGGCCGGCGATAGAACGAGCTGCCACCCCGCAGAGATTGAAGGCCATCGTGGAGGATCTGGGTGTGGAAGGAGTTTCCCCCCTCATTGAGCCGGATCTGAACGGGGCCATACGCCGGGTGCTGAGCCTGGCCGGCCCCGATGACATGGTGCTGGTAACCGGTTCAATTTATACGATCAGCGAGGCGCGGGCCCTATTTATTAAGAAGAATTAACCGGGCAAGTGAGGTATAAAAAGGAGGAAATTTCTATATAATGTTGTAATATAGTATGGAAGGGGTTTACAAAGAGATAAAAGTAAAGCCCTTTATTATACCTGAGGAAAGGAGGGGAGAGTTCAACAATGAAGAAATATACAAAGTGGGGGGTTCTGTTGCTGGTTCTGGCTCTGGTGTTGAGTTTTGCACTGGGTTGCGAACAGGAAGCACAGGATGGCGATGATGACGTCGAAGGCGATGAGCTGGTAGAGGATAACGACCTCGATGATGATGATGCCGAAGACGAAGAGCTGGAAGAAGACGACGATGATGTCGAGGAAGAAGAGCTCGAAGACGAAGAGGAGTAATTTGGATAGATAAACAACGCAAATGAAGGATGGGGTTTTTGGAAGCCCCATCCTTTTTTTATGGATGGCGTAACCAACCAAAAACCTTCAAATACAGTCATTTTTGATTGTTATCGGAGCATGTTCCTCTTTATCTTTTCTTTATTTATAAAACCTCTTGATTTTTCCCTGATTGTAGCAAACGCCATCTCTTTATTCAATTATGCAGAAGATTCCCAAATATTAATAAATTTAAAGAATGCTATTCGTGAGAAGGTATTTCTATTTTTGATCAAGAACATATAAACGTCGAATTTGTGGAGATTATTTCGCTTTTGTATTTCAACTGGCCCTGGTAATAAAAATTGATCATGTTTTCAGCTTGAAGGAGTAGAATGCGGATGAGTGGAAAGTCGTTCAAGGGAGGTATCCACCCCGGGTACAACAAGGGAAAGACGGAATCCTTCCCCATCACCTCCATCCCGTTTCCCGGGAAGGTGGTAATTCCCCTTCTGCAGCATATCGGTGCGCCTTGCGAACCCCTGGTCGAGGTGGGGGATGAGGTCAAAAAGGGGCAGAAGATCGCGGAGAGTGAAGGGTTTGTTTCGGCTCCAGTTCACGCCAGTATTGGCGGGAAAGTGGTTTCCGTGGGTCCAGATTACACGCCCGTTGGCAGCAGGGTCAAATCGATTGTTATTGAAGGCAACGGTTCCGATGAGCAGGCAGAACGGCTCAATCCTGCCCGGAAAACGCTGGAGGAACTCTCCGGGGAAGAAATCGTGGCTATCATACGTGAGGCGGGTATCGTAGGTATGGGAGGGGCTGCATTTCCCACGCATGTCAAGCTCTCCCCACCGGAAGGGAAGAAAATTGACACCGTCATCCTCAATGGGGCGGAGTGCGAACCATATCTGACTGCCGATCACCGTATCATGCTTGAAGATCCCGAAAGTGTTGTTCTCGGCTTGAAAGCGGTGCTGAAGGTTCTGAATGCGCACACCGGGGTGATTGGCATCGAGGATAACAAGCCGGATGCGGTCAAAACCTTGCAGGAAACGGTCAAAGGAGAAAAGAACATCACTGTTTTTCCGCTTCCGACCAAGTATCCCCAGGGAGCGGAAAAAATGCTCATAGAGGTGATTACCGGTAGGCAGGTCCCGTCAGGTGGATTGCCGCTGGATGTCAATGTGGTCAATCTGAATGTGGGGACCAGTGCAGCCATAGCCCATGCCATTGTGGATGGTACCCCCCTGATAGAACGGGTCGTCACCGTGAGTGGATCCGGTATCAAAAAGCCATCCAATCTCATGGTCAAGATAGGGACAACCTTTGCCGATGTTATAGAACAGTGCGGAGGAACGGTTGGAAAGATCAGCAAGGTGATCTCCGGAGGCCCGATGATGGGGATTTCCTTGCCCACCACCGCGGTGCCGGTGATCAAGGGCACTTCCGGAATTCTTGTTTTAACAGACCAGGAGGTGCAGTTGGGGGAGATTGGCCCCTGCATCAGATGTTCACGTTGCATAGCCGCCTGTCCGATGAATCTTCTACCCAATTTTCTGGGGACGGTCAGCGAGAAAAGGCTTTTTGAAGAGGCAGAGGCCTTCCATGCTCTGGACTGTATCGAATGCGGTTGCTGCGCTTACGTATGCCCGGCTTCCCGCCCATTGACACAATGGATCAGAGTATCAAAAGCGGAAATAACCGCCAGGAGAAGGAAATCGCAATAGTACTTGCCGCTATACAGAATAGGAGTGAAAATAGATGGGTAACAAATTGATTGTTACCTCCTCGCCGCACATTCGCACGGTGGATTCCATCAAAAGTGTCATGGTCGATGTACTGACTGCTCTTCTGCCGGTGGCCGCAGCAGCCGTGTTGTTGTTCGGTTACCGGGCACTGGTAACCATGTTGGTGGGGATGGCCGCGGCAATGATAACCGAAGCACTGATTCTCAGAAAGTGGGATATCTTCGGTGACGGCAGTGCAGCTGTAACGGGGTTGCTTCTGGCGATGACCCTTCCGGCCAATGCTCCGTGGTGGATGGTTCTCGTCGGATCTGCCGTGGCTATCATCATTGGCAAACAGGTTTATGGAGGTATCGGGCAGAACATTTTCAACCCCGCCCTGGTGGGAAGGGCCGTGCTCGTTGTTTCCTGGAGCTCCCACATGGCCGGAGGTATCTGGCCTGTCCCCAAAGCATTTGATTTTTTGGCCGATGTGATCACTTCGGCCACCCCGCTGGCCATGGAACAGGCGGAAGTTGCCAGGATATCCCTGGGGGATCTGTTCTATGGAAATGTAGCCGGTGCTCTGGGGGAAACCTCGGCGGTCGCCTTGATTCTGGGTGGAATCTGGCTGCTTTACAAGGGGCATATCGACTGGCGCGTTCCCTTCTTTTATCTGGGAACCGTATTTGTGATGGGGGCGGCACTGGGGGGGGGTTTTTACGGGAATGCTTATCTGACCGGTGCGTTCCATCTTCTTGCCGGTGGCGTGATGTTCGGGGCTATCTTCATGGCTACCGATATGGTTACCTCTCCGGTAACGCGCCTGGGCAAGGTAATCTTCGGCGTCGGATGCGGGGCCATCACCATGCTCGTGCGTCTTTTCGGGGTTTTCCCCGAAGGCGTCACCTTTGCTATCCTGATCATGAACGCCTTGACACCGATTATAGACAAATATACCGTTCCCAAGAAATTCGGGGAGGTGGAACGTCATGAATAACATCGTCAAGATGACTCTCATCCTGGCCCTGGTAGGTGCTCTGTCCGGATTGTTGCTGACAGGAGCGAATCTGTTGACTGCCCCTGTGCTGGAATACAATACCCTGCAACAGAAGATGGAGCTGTTGCAAGAGTTCTTTCCCGAAGCCGAGGAGACCCTGACGGAAGAGATCGGGGGAATATTGTTTGATGTGGTCAGCGACCAGGAAGGTGAATTCCTGGGAATCATGGCTCTTGCAGATGCTGCCGGCTATGGCGGAACGATCAAGTATTATCTGGCTGTCGGGAAAGACAGTTGCATCAGGGGTATCCACGTGATTGAACACGCCGAGTCACC contains:
- a CDS encoding valine--tRNA ligase — encoded protein: MENNLKSVYDPHEVEDEIYRFWLDRDCFRAGKNQDEKPFTIVIPPPNVTGSLHMGHALDNTIQDVLVRWRRMQGFDALWLPGTDHAGIATQIRVEEHLQAEGITRHDLGREAFLERVWEWKDRYHSRILKQLQKLGVSCDWSRERFTLDEGCSRAVREVFVSLYRRGLIYRGDYMTNWCPRCHTALSDIEVEHEEEESTLTYIRYPFSGTENFLIIATTRPETMLGDTAVAVHPEDERYRKFVGKKVLLPLVEREIPIIADEYVDPSFGSGAVKITPGHDPNDWEIGRRHGLEIVNVIGSDARMTSAAGKYRGQDRLECRRQVVEDLKQLGLIEKIDDYQHAPGRCQRCNTIVEPLVSRQWFVRMKPLAVEAARVVRDGKVAFVPGRFAGVYLHWMENVRDWCISRQIWWGHRIPAWYCSCGETIVAHEDPVVCPRCGGEDLTRDPDVLDTWFSSALWPFSTMGWPDETEDLQRYFPTDVLVTGYDIIYFWVARMIVMSLAFMENIPFHTVYIHGLVRDALGRKMSKSLGNGIDPIEMIEQYGADTLRFTLITGQAPGGDQRFRQENVEAGRNFANKIWNVSRFVLMNLGAGEPRTPINPAALPRGLNRNDRWILDRYNDAVKEVTDLLEEYELGEAARALYDFIWNDFCDWYVEFSKADLYAKGDDSRKIETRAALTRGVLFHILKGMLCLLHPFMPFISEQIWHSLPGEEKEPLIVSAWPRYCRELEFGQEVEEVELVQEIIRHIRNLRSQVNFPPARKTPVVLRVPSSRKELLAEEADNIKALGSVSELTIGVEVGKPRQALTAIIGDEVEIYLPLAGLVNLQDEIGRLEKELSVTLKDMNQNKSKLENRGFMRKAPPDVVARVENRYHDLAAIYEKLQGRLEELKDMI
- a CDS encoding bifunctional folylpolyglutamate synthase/dihydrofolate synthase, with the translated sequence MMKAWKKGAGLTYEEVLQWIHSIGRFGIRPGLERMNALMERLGNPHHQFRCIHIAGTNGKGSTAVFITSVLQSAGYRVGLYTSPYLETFSNRISMDDRDIPPETLVANVNKVRPLVEEFSRTPGLGPLTQFEVVTSIAFNYYAGAAPDLVVIEAGLGGRLDATNIVSPLLTVITNVSRDHVNILGSTLEEVACEKAGVIKERVPLFTAAHDPIALRILRERAAEKKAPLYCVVPAGETSSPDACRGVVEYGRRQIIPEGQMFDCHGLKNDYREVFIPLRGEYQVENATLAIGVVEYLRDHGFATDEKAIKAGLKIARWPGRLEVLQEKPRVVIDAAHNTAAVKAMIKAIHEHFSCRRLIVVVGIMEDKDAREMLSLLMEAADDIVLTRPAIERAATPQRLKAIVEDLGVEGVSPLIEPDLNGAIRRVLSLAGPDDMVLVTGSIYTISEARALFIKKN
- the rsxC gene encoding electron transport complex subunit RsxC — its product is MRMSGKSFKGGIHPGYNKGKTESFPITSIPFPGKVVIPLLQHIGAPCEPLVEVGDEVKKGQKIAESEGFVSAPVHASIGGKVVSVGPDYTPVGSRVKSIVIEGNGSDEQAERLNPARKTLEELSGEEIVAIIREAGIVGMGGAAFPTHVKLSPPEGKKIDTVILNGAECEPYLTADHRIMLEDPESVVLGLKAVLKVLNAHTGVIGIEDNKPDAVKTLQETVKGEKNITVFPLPTKYPQGAEKMLIEVITGRQVPSGGLPLDVNVVNLNVGTSAAIAHAIVDGTPLIERVVTVSGSGIKKPSNLMVKIGTTFADVIEQCGGTVGKISKVISGGPMMGISLPTTAVPVIKGTSGILVLTDQEVQLGEIGPCIRCSRCIAACPMNLLPNFLGTVSEKRLFEEAEAFHALDCIECGCCAYVCPASRPLTQWIRVSKAEITARRRKSQ
- a CDS encoding RnfABCDGE type electron transport complex subunit D, with the protein product MGNKLIVTSSPHIRTVDSIKSVMVDVLTALLPVAAAAVLLFGYRALVTMLVGMAAAMITEALILRKWDIFGDGSAAVTGLLLAMTLPANAPWWMVLVGSAVAIIIGKQVYGGIGQNIFNPALVGRAVLVVSWSSHMAGGIWPVPKAFDFLADVITSATPLAMEQAEVARISLGDLFYGNVAGALGETSAVALILGGIWLLYKGHIDWRVPFFYLGTVFVMGAALGGGFYGNAYLTGAFHLLAGGVMFGAIFMATDMVTSPVTRLGKVIFGVGCGAITMLVRLFGVFPEGVTFAILIMNALTPIIDKYTVPKKFGEVERHE
- a CDS encoding FMN-binding protein, translated to MNNIVKMTLILALVGALSGLLLTGANLLTAPVLEYNTLQQKMELLQEFFPEAEETLTEEIGGILFDVVSDQEGEFLGIMALADAAGYGGTIKYYLAVGKDSCIRGIHVIEHAESPGIGDVIEDPVFLEKLAGKNISESFVIGEDIDTVTGATISTTAFLQSVGDAAGHAADLYKGLDPGSSPE